In the Oscillospiraceae bacterium genome, CGGACAATGCTTTCTTTCATGGCAAAACCTCATTTCTTGCAAATGCTTTTTCTCATCATACCACAAAGCGGCGGTTTTTTCCATTGAAAACCGGGCAAATTTATGGTATGGTGGGTATATTATAAAATGTAGGAGGGCCGCCGCCATGCCGGAACAGCCGCTTGTCAGTATTATTGTCCCCATATACAACGCACAGGATCACATTGCCCGCTGCGTAGAGAGCATCCGCCGCCAGACTTACAAAAACATTGAGATTTTGCTGCTGAACGACGGCAGCCAGGACGTCAGCCTGCAGGTGTGCGAGATGTACGCCCGGGTGGACCACCGCATTGTGCTGATCGATAAGGCCAACAGCGGCGTGGCGGCCACCCGCAACCTGGGGCTGCGCCAGGCCAAGGGCAAGTATCTGCAGTTTGTGGATGCGGACGATACCATTCAGCCCTACGCCACCGAAATGCTGGTGGCTCGTGCCGAGGAGAGCGGGGCAGACCTGGTGATCGCCCACTACAACCGCATCACGCCGCCGCGCCCGCGCAGCGAGGCCAGCGCCCGCCCCGAGCGCCCGACCAAAGTGCAGACCTTCGGCTTTTTGCTGGAGGGTGCCATGACGAAAGAGGAGTTTGCCGCCGGTCTGATGCAGGAACCGGCCAGCTTTTACTACGGTGTTATGTGGAATAAGCTCTACCGTGCCGACATCGTACACGCCCACGATGACATTATCTGCGCCGAGGACATGGATTGGTCGGAGGATCTGTATTTTAACCTGAGCTATATCCGCTATGCTGAAAAGTTCTACGCATTGTCTACGCCGATTTACAATTACTACAATACGCCGGGCAGTGCAGTGCATACGGTGCTGAATCCTGTCAATATCGTTTCTACCCGTGCAACGTTGTTTGCGTATTACAAGGAATTGTACGAGAATTTGGGGCTGTACGAGGAGTATAAGCCGCAGATTTATAAATACCTGGTTGCTGTGGCGGAGAGCTGAAAGGAAAAGAGGGAATAGCCATGGCTGTATAGCTTGGGAAAATTACGCGGGAACACGATTTGCGGACCGTATGGTCTTACCCCGTGGCTGGCCGAGCATTTGGACGTGCTGGGGGATGCGTTGGGCATTACAATAGAACTGGAAGAGCGGGAGTCGTCGGTTGGGGCGTTCTCGCTTGACATATTGGCGCGTGACCAGGATTCCGGCGAAGCGGTCGTGATTGAAAACCAAATCGAGCAATCAGACCATGAGCATCTGGGAAAACTGATTACTTATGCGTCCGGCAAAGATGCAAAGTATATTGTATGGATCGTAAAAGATGCGCGGGAGGAACACCGCGCTGCCATTGAATGGCTGAATAAAATCTCTGACGATACGATTGGATTTTTCAATCCGCTTTTTCGTCGTGTCATTTTGCTTGAAAACACAAACAAACCAGCCCGCAGAATCTTTGATGGGCAATTCTGCGGGCTGGTTTCTATTTCTTTTTGGCACTAACTAAGTGACATTGCTCCCAGAGGGGGCCTTTCTCAGTCTCCGATCCTACATGCTTCCAGCGCTTTGGTAATGCCGCCGTGGGTCACGGTGGAGACGCGCTCCACGATGGCGGCAGGAGCCTCTTTCATGCCGCCGCGTATCCATTCCAGCGTAAGCCCCACAAAGGCGTACTTATAAAAGTGGGCGATAAACTCCTTATCCTCGGCCCGCACAGACATACCGGCGGCCCGCTCCTCCACCACGCCGATCATCAGATCATAGGTCAGCTTATACAGGTACTGCTCGATGTACTCGCGGCTGATGGAGTGATAGACATTGATGTAAAAAACCTTATCCTTTTGCAGGCTTTGCAAAATCTGCAAAAAGCCCTGCTGCCAGGTATCGTAGGTCTTTTGGCCCGCCAGGGCGCGGGTAGCTTCCTCCACGCAGGCCCATTCCACCAGGTCGTAGATGTCTTTGAAATGGTAGTAAAAGGTCATGCGGTTGACGCCGCAATGCTCGGTCAGGTCGGTGACGGTAATTTTATCCAGCGGCTTTTCGGCCATCAGTTCTTTCAGCGAGGCTACCAGCGCACGCTTGGTCATCTGGGACATAAGGGCAAACCTCCTTGCGGTACTGCCCTTATTATAATAGGTATTTGTGAAAATTTCCACTCAATCGCTGGCCCGCAGCAGCAGTTCCATCCCCT is a window encoding:
- a CDS encoding TetR/AcrR family transcriptional regulator is translated as MSQMTKRALVASLKELMAEKPLDKITVTDLTEHCGVNRMTFYYHFKDIYDLVEWACVEEATRALAGQKTYDTWQQGFLQILQSLQKDKVFYINVYHSISREYIEQYLYKLTYDLMIGVVEERAAGMSVRAEDKEFIAHFYKYAFVGLTLEWIRGGMKEAPAAIVERVSTVTHGGITKALEACRIGD
- a CDS encoding glycosyltransferase, whose amino-acid sequence is MPEQPLVSIIVPIYNAQDHIARCVESIRRQTYKNIEILLLNDGSQDVSLQVCEMYARVDHRIVLIDKANSGVAATRNLGLRQAKGKYLQFVDADDTIQPYATEMLVARAEESGADLVIAHYNRITPPRPRSEASARPERPTKVQTFGFLLEGAMTKEEFAAGLMQEPASFYYGVMWNKLYRADIVHAHDDIICAEDMDWSEDLYFNLSYIRYAEKFYALSTPIYNYYNTPGSAVHTVLNPVNIVSTRATLFAYYKELYENLGLYEEYKPQIYKYLVAVAES